One Pseudorca crassidens isolate mPseCra1 chromosome 21, mPseCra1.hap1, whole genome shotgun sequence DNA segment encodes these proteins:
- the LOC137216212 gene encoding endogenous retrovirus group K member 10 Gag polyprotein-like — protein MGQKGSKEHELFAQVLLSMLKARGNKVSTSQLTEFLQNIYDVSPWFPDGGSVDIEIWQKVGEDLKNYYESRGPTHTPVVTFSLWNLIKECLDSSHDSVDLNVKSEKQKPSSEDQTALMASAPPLPKYRELINFNISDEEEYFDLTDEAFKHEREKYPEDDFLMAMIDKSVKKPQISKDCLPQKSTSVKMLSPLQRAVQGAIKRGEDPIFCCPVIERPDPNNPQQAIREHQALPFKVLKDLKSACAQYGPTPPFTTAVVDTIAGEALPPAVWKSIARACLNGGDDLIWKSEFYERAAEQAEKDASHNISVDYHMLVGEGPYISLQDQLTYPFVAYPQINHLALQAWRKLPSAHKTEDLSKIRQGPDEPYADFVDRLLQVVGRLIVDGPTGTIVVKQLAFENANNACQAAIRLWRKRGTLEDYIRLCADIGPAYIQGAAVAAALTKVGLKNSQKKTKTCFECGKAAHFARECRSFNSNPSPSFPVQKPPDGRFIP, from the coding sequence ATGGGACAAAAGGGCTCAAAGGAGCATGAATTATTTGCTCAGGTTTTACTTTCGATGCTTAAAGCTCGGGGTAATAAAGTTTCTACCTCACAGTTGACTGAGTTTTTACAGAATATTTATGATGTATCTCCCTGGTTTCCTGATGGCGGCTCTGTTGACATTGAAATCTGGCAGAAAGttggagaagatttaaaaaattattatgagtCTCGAGGGCCTACTCATACTCCTGTTGTTACATTTAGTTTGTGGAATCTGATAAAAGAATGTTTAGATTCTTCTCATGATAGTGTTGATTTGAAtgtaaagtcagaaaaacaaaagccttcTTCAGAAGATCAAACTGCCTTAAtggcttctgcaccgccacttcCTAAATATAGGGAACTTATTAATTTTAACATATCAGATGAAGAGGAATATTTCGACTTAACAGATGAGGCTTTTAAACacgaaagagaaaaatatcctgAGGATGATTTTCTAATGGCTATGATAGATAAGTCAGTGAAAAAGCCACAGATTAGTAAGGACTGTCTTCCTCAAAAATCTACATCTGTAAAAATGCTCAGTCCCTTGCAGCGCGCTGTACAAGGAGCAATAAAACGAGGAGAAGATCCTATTTTCTGTTGTCCTGTCATAGAAAGACCTGATCCTAATAATCCTCAACAAGCTATTAGGGAGCATCAAGCTCTTCCctttaaagtattaaaagatTTAAAGTCTGCTTGCGCTCAATATGGGCCCACTCCTCCTTTTACTACTGCTGTGGTTGACACTATAGCAGGAGAAGCTCTTCCCCCCGCTGTTTGGAAGTCTATTGCACGAGCTTGTTTAAATGGTGGAGATGATTTAATATGGAAGTCTGAGTTTTATGAACGGGCTGCTGAACAAGCAGAAAAGGATGCTTCCCATAATATTTCTGTGGATTATCATATGTTGGTGGGTGAAGGGCCGTATATATCGTTACAAGATCAGTTGACTTATCCGTTTGTTGCATATCCTCAAATAAATCATCTGGCGTTGCAAGCCTGGAGAAAACTACCTTCTGCTCATAAAACTGAAGATCTTTCAAAAATTAGACAGGGACCTGATGAACCATATGCTGATTTTGTAGATAGATTGTTACAGGTGGTGGGGAGACTCATTGTGGATGGACCCACTGGTACAATTgtagttaagcaacttgcttttGAAAACGCTAATAATGCATGTCAGGCTGCGATTCGACTTTGGAGAAAACGAGGAACGTTGGAGGACTATATTCGCCTTTGTGCGGACATTGGGCCTGCTTATATACAGGGTGCTGCTGTGGCTGCAGCACTAACTAAAGTGGGGCTTAAAAAcagtcaaaagaaaacaaagacttgtTTTGAATGCGGAAAGGCAGCCCATTTTGCTAGAGAATGTAGGTCTTTTAATTCTAACCCTAGTCCTTCCTTCCCTGTTCAGAAACCTCCAGATGGTCGGTTTATACCCTAG